The segment GCCTCTACATACAAAATCTACCCTTACTTGGATATTGGCCTCTCCCTCGGacaatgaggacctacccttacttggatgatcaaagatccaagccttcttcaagtcgccttccaaaacacttcaacggCCGGAACctaaatgtttgggaaaaaggaagaaatgggttagtacatcacttgtactaagtatgagaccatatgcacacatactttgaaatcatgctaataaaaaggacatttatcaaaacatgtcattttattctttgaaaagccttatgcataatcaaggaaattttttttaaatttttccgcattttctatctatgaatgtaatgacatgagactaagaggctagtcttagtcctttgAGAAAGGACGACGACGCAAATTACGTCTAGGGgatctagggggtaaacccggatgtgacaccaTCATCCTCGAACTTGAGGGCATACCCATACTTAGAGAAATGATTCAAGCCTTGCTTGCAAATAGTCACGAACCAGTCAATGAACGGAACTTAAAATGTTGGGGACAAGGGAGAAACGGGGATTAGCACatcacttatactaagtatgataacatatgcacacacaacatagaATCATGCTAAGAGGGACACACTTATTAAAGATGCTACTTACTGCAAAAATCCCCTTCATGCACTTTAAGGAACTAATCCAACAACTGAACACAAAATCATCAAGACAATAGCATActcaacacaagaccaacaataccaaGTCAAGTTAACATATGAATGGCCAAACCAATCTTAATATCACATTTCAACTACAAGCATATATAAGCACTTTACAACAACTTAACATGTACTAGACCCTTAATCATAACCTCTTAGCAAgtatacaagtgcaatgactaagcaaagccccataacctcacttaatcaagtaaaccaaccAAAAGACTACAAATAATGCATAGCTTCACATAATATATCAAGCAAAGCCGGAGTTGTTGGAGAGTTTATGtgatgttttatttaaaaatggaATTGTAAGGTGTACATAGAATAGGGACTTTTAGGTTTGATATGTATGTCAGTATGTAGTATGGGGCTTCCTTTGCATAAATTAGACTTAACAGTTAAACCAAAGCACTATATATATTtgttctcattttattttttgtccgCCTCCTTAATTACATGCAATTAGTGGAAGAACTAGGAAAAACACAAAGATATCcaaaattttcatgatttcaGTATAGTCTTTTTGTTTCctgtaattttaaatttttgaacttTGCACAAGCGATACCATTTATCATCAAATATGTTCAAATACAATGAACAAATGTTCTTGAACACAGACACAAAAATCAGTGTCAAATATTTAGACTATGTCATAGTAAATTAATGAGTTAATGAAGGAACAAAAGCCATGGAAGTTCCACAAGTTTAATCAGGGCGATGAAATGGATTAGAGTGGTTATTTTTCGTCTGCATAAGGTTAGACTGTATGTAGGGTGGGTAATGACCCTTGAGTCAACCTATTCTGGAAGTATGATGTTAATTAATGATGGATATTGAAGAAACCTATCCCCAagaacaagaaccaggttcttgtaagttgcttttaagtaaagacacaaacacttattaatttaaaaaccttcctcactcaaagaaggaaaaacctcgttttattaattcaactataagattttgtgattacaactcaataatcaaaaagccTTACCTCTACTACCTCTCTCGATTGACTACAATCGACTACTTATACTCTCCAAAAGgtcaaacccaccttttgttacaaaccTTACAGAAACTCAACCCTACAAGAAGCCAAACCCGCCCCTTGTACAATAAATCATAACTTTCAATCAAGAACGAAACAAGAAGATAGTTTTACACGTTGAAAACCTTCTCACTCAAGAACGTTTTAAACTTGGCAAACCTATCGATCTTGAAGACttcagtttgatgaataattctcacttttctctctgTGTGAAGTCGtgattttcttcatttgtgaTTGTCCTCTTCTTATAGAGTTTTCTTTTGCCTTGAATCCTTATCAGATAAGGTAAGCAAAGATTACCTTTTAAAGTACAATCCTTATTATATACAACTTCcttccttaataatatatttaaggtttccttatttgtatcaacttatacctttaatatattatttggcTTTGACAAATAACTCTATTTTCTTGACTACGTGGCTGTCCCATTTTACTCGTTTTTGGCTGCTTTGCTGCGTCAATTTGCTACTGATTATTTGCACttcttgtctatcatcaaaacatcgATTTTATATTCTTGTAGTAGAATTATCGATTCTATCAGATATACTAAAagatatatatcattataactCGAGTTGAAACATGATACATTCGTTGTTTGAAATAAATTATCAGTCACAAAACTGTAAATATTAACAAAGGTAGGGGGCTAAGGGGGGTGATTTAAACTAATAGGGTAGCAAACTTATGAGATAAACGCGACATTATAATGTATTAACACATAAGACATTGGTTCCACAACCAGTGCTAATTGGTTCCTGATGGTTCTTCCGTGAATCAGGAACGAATTAGGCCCTCAATTAGGCGTGTTGTCTCCGCATGTAGTTGATTCGTAATTTCCCTAGGTGACTGTTTTGAGCGGTCAGTTGCTGAGGTGCCTTTGGCTCGGGTTTCGTAGCAGCAGGGAAGAGGTACGTTCTttagttagaaggaacattttGTATGTAGGGATATGACTGTTTGGAGGGGAAGGGTATTAATGGAACTGTAATAATTAAAAGGAGAATTTTGGTTTGTGATTACGCCACTATGCGGGGTTAGGATTCTccatactacaagaagtctaaATGGCTCCGGGGGTGGCTTGACagtgttaaaaaaaagacatgtgcCTTAGGCCCCCAAAATTAAGGGgcctcatttttaataataataggttataagttattaGTTTTTgacaaatattgaatactatttgtagaaaaagtgaacttttcatgaaaatgaaggaattattagaagaaatttgacatatttgggtattatatctcatgaaaaataatttaaattgaaaatggttatattatcaattgaaaactagaagaaatcaattatataagtgtaattaacaattcaaatttaaagCCCCATTTGATTTTTATCTTAGGCCACTAATATGCTTGAGCAGCTCCTGAACGGCTCACATGATaattaacaattcaaatttaaagCCCCATTTGATTTTTATCTTAGGCCACTAATATGTTTGAGCAGCTCTTGAACGGCTCACATGATTAATCAATTTTGAACTTTCAATCTTGAATATCAAGGATCAATTCACACTTCaatatattttacttgataCACCAATATTCGAAAAATCTTAAATTCACTTCTGGCTATAACAAATTCTATTTTACTGTTTGATATTGTTGTGAACATATACTGAGAGAAATGGAGGTTTATTTAACATTCTCAATTTGTAGGTTGCAAATGGTCAACAAAGTAGGAATTGTTAGTCAACTACATACCTACTTCTAAGATCTTCTAAAAAAAAGTCATTATAGAATGTGTTGTTTCTGCCACCTATTGTAATTACaagttttaaagaaattaaagtgTTAGGAAAAAAGTTGAACCATTTCAATGCATAGTCacctttttaatcaatttttagcACCTTAATTCCCTTTAAAAAAGGACTATGAAAGATGAATGTTAGAAATATGCTAAAATTTATACATAGCAATATTATCAAACATAATATTAATACGTAGAGTAATTATGACTTCCTAAGAAGCAATCAAAATGATCCCACTTATGTAAGTAATGAATCTAAATAAGTTTTGGATTTTTGTATGactataaatgaaaattttagagttaaattttgtagtttattcttttatattagtAGTCATAGTAGTATATATTCCATTCCTGTCATATTTAATGTTATAATTTTCTTTCAGTTATATATTGTTCTATTTTTTATAGTATATGTTCTATTATACTTTAATCaacatttttcttgattttcttattttcatttttttcctcttgTACTATTTTTATTTGCGTCAAAAGTCtattgaaaataactttttttatctccttaaaaaaggtaaattttatataaacacaACCCTTCCATATCCCAACAGAATTACGCCgaattattattgttgtaaattatctacaaaattaaaaaaaaaaaagtggataCCCCTTTTGGAATTGTACgtcaaataaaatgggaaaaaaataatatgatatcgTAAGAAAAGACAAatgaaattttctttaaaatgataaaagagtTATTATTATTCCTATAAGTACCCTTTCCATCTAGCCACTAGTATCAtcacaaaatcaaaacttttgccgaattagagcctgtttggttcagcttaaaagctggtcaaactgacttaaaagctggtttttgacttctttagctgtttggcaatactcaaaataacttattttaagttaaaaaaaacttattttaagccaaaagttaaaagctggggtaggggtgctttttttttagcttataagctgttttaagttgaccacatttttatctttttgcccttaatatttttatacaatctccaaattacccacataaccctaacatctctttcttccatttttcccttttcacgttcggcatagcaacttcagcacttttatccaaacgcataactgcttattttaaaaataaatttcagcactttcaaaagtacttttttaaagctgcttttattaagcccatccaaacgggcccttaaacaccaacaccaacaccaacaacaacaatatatcaTCGTATTAATTCATTCTTCATGGAATACTCCACAAGTAGTCTCATCAACTCATTTCAACCCAAACAAAAACACACAACATTATTCAACCACCAAATTTCAGCCAGAATCCGTTTAGCAACAGAACTAGACATCCCTAATCTTCACAAACTTGTTACACAAATGGCAGAACACCATGGCTTATCACAAATATTCACTACCACAGAAACATCACTTTACAACAATTTATTCAAATCACAAAATCCTCCTTTTCACTCTCCAACAGCCCTAATATTAGAAATATCTCCCAACCCTTTCCCTCATACTAATACTACTACAAATTTCGTCCCTATTATCAAAAACAATTACAATTTTAATAAGTTAGAAATCATGGACGATGAACTCGAGAGTTATAGGTCAAAAATTATTGGTCATGATGATGTTTATGTAGCGGGACATGTACTTGTTTATCCTAGCTATAATGGTTTTTTTGAGAAACCTGGATTGTTTTTAGACCAAATGTTTGTGAGGAAGTGTTATAGAGGGATGAAGTTTGGTAAATTGTTGTTTTCTACTGTTGCTATGCAAGCTGAGAAAATGGGAATGGGGATGGTTGATTGGCTTGTGGCTGATTGGAATGAAGAAACTATTAATTTCTATGAGAAAATGGGAGCTCATTATATTCCTGAATATAGGCTTTGTAAATTATACGGTGATCAACTTCAAGCATTTGGTAAGAAATCTGATTATGAGCCGAGGATTTATCAGAAATAATTTTTCCATCGCCATAATATAGGATATCCTCTTAAATCTCATTTATAAAATCATACTGtctatgttattgttgttgttgttgatgtaaGTTTTTAGCACCCCATGCATTGCATATTTGCATTTCGTATGTACGTAGATCATATTTCTATGATCTTAAATTGCATTATGTTTATTGGCAATATTATAGTGATGTTACATGGTTGACTTCTTTGAACAAAATCTAGTGACACGAATCGGGGAGGTATTAACCaaactaagtcattatataaattaattcactaaaataatatgtttttctaaaattttacaaaactagtataaacgtattttacagtaacgttttagggtatattttattttttaaaagctgACGGCGTTAAATTGATATACgttaacgttttactcctaaaacgttattcaaaataaaattttaggaGTAAAGCTTTATTCAAAATaacattttaggagtaaaatgttacttacagtaacgtatatcaacctaacGATGTTAGTTTTTACAAAAtgaaatataccctaaaacgttattgtgaaatacgtttatactagttgtgtaaaaattttaaaagatatattattttgataaactattttatataatggcttagtttggtaAAAAATTCCGAATCAGGCTTATGTTGTTTCAGATTTTTTGTTAGGAAAGTGTCTCAActatatatctatttttttttaaggaagacgaaaaaaaaagtatattccCTATTTTTCAATATACTAGTGGTGTCTTTTGTTTACATATATTTCGAGAAAATACTAATCAGtacaaacaatataaaaaaagaagtacATTTTCTAATTGGGAATTGTTTTACTTACAAATAAATGAATAAggttaaatcatattttttttaaaaaaatttgtgtcTCGTGATTTTATTTAGTAACGTGATCTACGTTACATTATACTTGTTTCTATTTTTGTGTAATCGCTGAGTTAATTATTTGGTGAATTTTATAACACAAATGTATGATTTAGAATAAACTGACAAGGTCTGATTTAATATGTAAGTATTTTCTAATTTTGCCTTATTTACTATATTCTCCGGGATGACTCTTAAAATTAGTAACTTCGAAgtcaatttttaataaaaaacttatatcaatttgtttgtttttttactttttttataacacattatcctaaaaaaaatataatttcaatttcACATGTTAATATTATTGCTATTGATTCAAGTTAATAAGATGTTAACCATTGTACTAGCGATACAATTTgttgtataaaattttatttactaaTATGAAAATGTGATAGTTATTCTAAtatatgcaatattttttaCACAAAATTGTTTCTACAACCTAAATATCATCTAACCGAAAactaaattattaaatcaacaataattaaattacatttttttttgtaaatataaaattgCACCAACAAATTAAAACGTAACCACAAATTTTGCAATAAGTCAAAAAACAAGTCATCAGTTCTTGTGATGAGGACAAACACAATTATGTGTACCTATGTCATTTGCAAGACAAGGTGGTTGAACCTTATTTCCATCTTGGTACCAAATGAACCTTTTCTTAGCAAATTCACTTACAAAATTGTCAAGCATTTGAGTTGTAAACCACATGTGTCATGTCTCTTTCACATGAGAGTTGCCATTTATGAATAAACTCGTTTCTCGAAAACAACACTGAAACTATGTTCATTCAACATAGCGCAGATTCCTGAATTTTGAAGTCTATCTTTCAAATAACGAGCATTTTCTATGCACCTTTTAGCATCGTCTTGAAGTGTCATGTGACATTTCTTGCTCAAACTATACCATAAGAACATTGATGCATGACCACCTCGACTACCAGAAATTGTGGCATCTATTGAAGCAATATACTCAATATTTCTTGAGAGTATGTCAACATGTTTTTTTCTTGCTATTTGTATGCCACAAGGCATTGGACATCCCAAGAATTTGTGGCCAGAGACACTTACACTTCCAATTGGCTTCTTGAAGGTAATTTTAGGTGCCTATATATAATCATCaacattttatctttaatatctttaaaaGCATATaagaaatgtaaaataaaactatactatatatatatatatatatatgtaaaagatTTTATGCCTAATTATTTAGTAATAGTGTTATAATTGtgtgataataataaatatgaatatttataatcTAACACTCTATATCATTAAAGGACTCTATATCATTAAAGGACTGTAACAACTCTAGATATTgtaatattaacttaatatattaGATATTACCCCTAAATGGTACTTGAtgaacaacatcaacatcaaggTTATCAATTCCTCCTTTAAATGTGGttcctacaaaaaaaaaacattgattCAATTTGTGATTGAAGTATATAAAAACAAGAGAAGATCGTTGGGCTGGTAAACATCCTCCACCTCCCGTTGGTTTGAGTCATTCACTAGAAAGGGTTAAAAGAAATAGAAGTACATATccactacatcaaaaatgattattagcAGCTGGTAAACATCCTCCACCTCCTGTTGGTTCGAGTCATTCACTAGAAAgggtaaaaagaaataaaagtacATATCCattacatcaaaaatgattattagcggcaattaagaattagtgtcgctaaatatgtatttttagcggcaatcaGTACTCTTTGTGTTTGTCCCTAAAGGCTTTAGTGACATTGATTCTAATGGCACTTAAGTAATGCCGGcaaagactttaacactctattaatgtcaatatttattgcCTCTAAAAGTTGATTTTGTTATAGTGATCGTTACTACACTTGACTATTCTAGAAACTTTACTCGAAAATCTAtgatatctttaaaaaaaaaatcaatcaaaatattatttaggtACCAATATTGAGATGGAGAATAGCAGGTTTGTTATAGCGTAGCAGAGGAGCTAATGcaacatattcatcacaatAAATGTTATGAGGATAACCTGCATGCATGCAAACAACAATACTTTGTCAAAAACTTTCTCTACTTGgcacgaaatttaagaaagtaaagaacacttttgatgaatatatatctTGTGAACTTAAAGTAAAGACGTGTAGAATATATCAAAATGGTATCTAATATTGTGATTTAAACATGTCGggtagaaaatttaaattaaagagtctttaaaaattaaagtaatagcCAGGAGgtgatattcttttttaaataaactaataaggaaagaaagaaaaacaagttgaaaatgaagtagatgtagAATTATACTCTTCTTTGATCCGTctcaaaatatttgtattttttatttacaccCCTCTTACTTAAGAAATCATTTATTAGGAGGGGtgttttgacttatttaatcCTTATCTATGTCTTAAGATTAGTAATTTCCTTGATGCATGCATGGTCTAAAATCATGCATAAGTTAACTACCTAAAATTCTTGGTACatatttaacttaatttaaatagAATTTTTGACCAAAATAAGCCATTCTATAAATCAATTCACCAAAAtagtatg is part of the Solanum pennellii chromosome 8, SPENNV200 genome and harbors:
- the LOC107028298 gene encoding probable acetyltransferase NATA1-like — protein: MDDELESYRSKIIGHDDVYVAGHVLVYPSYNGFFEKPGLFLDQMFVRKCYRGMKFGKLLFSTVAMQAEKMGMGMVDWLVADWNEETINFYEKMGAHYIPEYRLCKLYGDQLQAFGKKSDYEPRIYQK